The genome window CGGTGATGCCCGGTGCCTTACCTGGTTGATCAGTGCATCACCCGCACCGGCGCCCTGCGTACGGATTAAGGCCTCTGCTACCAAAAGGTAAATATCAGCCGACCGCATTAACGGAACTGCAAAGGTATGGTCAACGCCACCGCCATCTGCCGCTGTGTTAAAAACAGCATACTTTTTAAAAGCAAAGCCTGTTGCCGACAGATCGGCAGTAAAAGTGGTTAGTCCATTACCATCACCCAAATCTATCTTATCGCCAACACTCAAAAGGGTAGCAGCCTTACGCGGGTCATTGGCCTCAAATTCATTTGCCAAACCCTGTAAAGGCTGGCTAAAACCATATCCACCCCATGGCCTTGGGATATAATATACTGTAAAATCATTTTGAACAACGTTTTGTACTGCCTGGATAGAGAATAACAATTCTGTACTGTTCTCATTGGCACGGGTAAAGTTATCAGTGTAATTGGCAGCCAATGCATAGTGCGAATTTGAGATTACCTTTTGGCCTGTAGCTATTGCTTCGGGAAATTTTTCCCAATACATATAAAGCTTGGTTAAAAACCCGAGCGCCGTCCCTTTGCTTACGCGGCCGCGATCCGTAGCGCCATAGCTTTCAGGTAACAATTCAACCGCCTTCAGCAGATCTGACTCAATTTGTTTCCTTACATCCTCAATTGACGATTTTGGAACATTAAAAATCTGTTTGGTATAATCTTCTTCGGTAATGATAGGGACATCGCCATGAATTATCATTAAGCGCCAGTACCCAAAAGCTCTTAAAAAATAAGCCTCGCCCATACTCCGATTTTTCACCTCAGTAGAAATAGCAGTTATTTTAGGGATATTTATGACGCAATTTGTTGAGCGGTTAATTTCCTCATATCTCCATTTCCATGGATACCTTATTGCTGCATTTGAAGCATCATAGGTTAAATTCTCTATTCCTTCATCTTCTCCATGATCGCCCGAGCGCCAGTAATCATCAGAGGGAACATCAAATGTAGCTTCTGCATGGCCAATATAATCTTCTTCCTCTAAAAGGCTATAGATCCCGGATACTGCATTAACAGCATCAACTTCATTTCTGAAATAATTATCTGAGGTATAAACCCCTTGTTGTTTTAAATCAAGCGCTTTTTTACAAGCGTTGTTAAATAACGCAAACACAATGACTGTATATATGATTATTTTCGATTTCATGATTTTATAATTTAGCTGTTAAACCAAACGTAATTGTTCTAACCGAAGGGTACTGGGCCACATCAACCCCCCTTTGTAAATTGCCATTAGTATATCCAAGCTCAGGCGTATATCCCTTGTATTTGGTTATCATAAATATGTTCTGACCGGATGCGTAGAACCTTAAACTGCTTAAAGTTGCTTTTTTAGCCCATTTAACAGGTAGGGTATAACCCAACGTCGCATTTTTAAGGCTGAAATAGCTGCCGCTTTCAACAAACAGGTCAGAGGTGCGGTAGTTATCATTTGCTCGGTCAAGCGATAATCTTGGGATGCTATTGCTTGTTCCCGGGCCGGTCCAGCGGCCTAAGTCTTCGGCATAAAGATTAAACGGATAAGTTGGATCTATTCCCTGCATCCTGTCGGCATTGTATAAGCTCACGCCAAACACGCCTGTAAAACTTGCCGAAAAATCAAAGCCTTTGTAAGATATACTCCCCTGTAAACCGGCAGTAACGTTGGGATTAGGGTTGCCCAGGGTTGTACGATCATTACCATCAATTAAACCATCACCGTTTAAATCAAGAAATCGCACATCACCTGGCCTGATTGCACTTTTTCTCGAATCGTTTTTAAGGGCGGGGTCATTATCTATCTCGGCCTGGGTTTGGTATAAGCCATCGGTTTTCCATCCGTAAAATGAAGCTATTGGTTGCCCCTGGTAAGTTCTTGAGATCTCCTGGCTTGAACGGCCATATACTACCGATCCGATAAACGTGCCATCGCCATTAAGCTTGGTTACTTTATTTTTAATGAATGAAGCATTTGCTCCAAATGAATACTTTAAGCCATT of Mucilaginibacter xinganensis contains these proteins:
- a CDS encoding RagB/SusD family nutrient uptake outer membrane protein; this translates as MKSKIIIYTVIVFALFNNACKKALDLKQQGVYTSDNYFRNEVDAVNAVSGIYSLLEEEDYIGHAEATFDVPSDDYWRSGDHGEDEGIENLTYDASNAAIRYPWKWRYEEINRSTNCVINIPKITAISTEVKNRSMGEAYFLRAFGYWRLMIIHGDVPIITEEDYTKQIFNVPKSSIEDVRKQIESDLLKAVELLPESYGATDRGRVSKGTALGFLTKLYMYWEKFPEAIATGQKVISNSHYALAANYTDNFTRANENSTELLFSIQAVQNVVQNDFTVYYIPRPWGGYGFSQPLQGLANEFEANDPRKAATLLSVGDKIDLGDGNGLTTFTADLSATGFAFKKYAVFNTAADGGGVDHTFAVPLMRSADIYLLVAEALIRTQGAGAGDALINQVRHRASPLLPAVSGAGMTQLIHERRVELAGEGERHQDLMRWDKAKIVDIAAIYNLPVSKAPIDQSKTVTFIRPKNYYFPLPQVEIDKSKGVLVQNPNF